The Poecilia reticulata strain Guanapo linkage group LG1, Guppy_female_1.0+MT, whole genome shotgun sequence DNA window GAcaactttttcttattttgtgtcaaaaagtCCTTCAGGATGGCTAAGGCTATGACAAATGATTCTcatttttaacagttaaaaatgagaaaaacggtcctaaatatttattgttatgGACCTCGCCCTTTGAACAGCCTCTATTAAGAATTAGGGGTGACTGGGTGTTGatgttgttaaaataaaacataaaaagggcCTTGCAGGTCTGCCTTATTGATAGAAAGGCATGCAGTTTCCTAAATTTTagggttttgtttcttttttcgtGTGTTTGTTCTCATCAGCAAGAATGGAATATGTCCTTACTTTTGTAGCCTAGTTTAGTGACTGGGTCTGGCCTAATCTGCTTTTGAGATGAAGTTGTTGGATGTGTGGCTCTGATTACTTTGAAATTGAGAGAAAGCATAGGAagtaaaagcaacaattttaattgtaaaaagcttttaattaCTCTGCTGTTGTGATCTGGGGCTGGACAAAGTAATTCGTAGGACGCAGATGTCTTCTGCACGACCCGTTGCCGTGAGAGACGGGTTGTGTTGATACGTGCCTCGTCGGATGTTTGTAGATTTCCATGTTTCTTTGCTTAATAGAGAAAATTTGAAGAAGACATAGCTTATctcaattttatatatatatatatatatatatatatatatatatatatatatataagaaagctatatgaatcaaaaataatgtcttattttacaacttattctaaaaaaaaaaaaattcataggAATGAAACTAGATACACTGTCACCATTTATAATGACTCATCCATCTTCCTTGACCTGCCGTTCTTCAGGTGCGCTTCATCACAAAGATCTGGCATCCTAACATCAGCTCAGTGACCGGAGCAATATGTctggacattttaaaagaccAGTGGTGAGTGCGTAGAGCTAAACGCTGTGATCTGTGGCGTTCAGAGATCGACTCGCGCTCACGTGTTGAATCTGTCTCACTCAGGGCAGCTGCTATGACCCTGCGGACCGTGCTGCTGTCCCTACAGGCTCTTcttgctgcagcagaaccagatgACCCACAAGATGCAGTAGTTGCAAACCAGGTGAGAATTACTTCctattttctttgtcttttggcAAAAATCAAGCTGCTCTttagtttaactttatttactttgagagcaactttttacaaaactgaaaagctggatctttttaaaaaaaattgatttctgAATTTTCTGTCTTGAATCCTCAGTACAAGCAGAACCCAGAAATGTTCAAACAGACAGCGAGGCTGTGGTCACACGTCTACGCCAGCGCTCCGGTCTCCAGTCCGGACTACACGCGAAAAATAGACAAACTCTGTGCCATGGGCTTCGATAAGGTTAGAGACGCCTCTCTGGTTCTGAGCACCACGTTTGAACATATCCTCACATGACACGATTTTAGGCGaaagcaaatttgttttatcATCAACTACCTACAGTAGAAAACAATATAGAGATAACGACCTAATTCCCTCATTACATTCTACTACACACAATTGTTTAATAGTTTTTCTAATGTTCAGCCATTTTCCTTCCAGGCTTAATCTATATATCTTTACAGATGTATATTTTTGAATTccagtaagattttttttcagctgcctGAACAGATGGTAATTAAACTGTGCTTAAGGGAGAATTAAGCAATTACtatatttgaaagaaagtaGATGTTTTGAGTGCAAATATTACCAAGGTATGAAATGCCGctctcaaattaaaaatgtaagctcttgatatttgacattttaattccTGCTTGTGTGCTGTCAGGAACTCTGAGGAAATTTGAATGATTTGTTGGACATAGTGAAGAGAAACTATAAACAAAAGAATCAATCACATCACACCAGGATCAATTCAATACCAATGCTCACCTTGGTATTAATGGTAACAATATTTAGATTGACATGAACAGGTCTAGTAATagtccttaaaataaattaactttaatgcaGCAGAAATCATGAAAAATCCTGATCTTAGTACATGCAGTTTACAGGCATACCttgttttgttgggttttaaaAGATTGGTGTATTAGCTACAATGAATTAACTAGTGCTGAAACAAGGAGCAAGAAACTTTTGTGAATTGAAAACAATATGCATAAAAGTATTACAGTAGTTAAATTTTATATCTGGAGCACACAGACTTGCATATTCACTGTTGTCCCCCACGCMcactccccccccccttctctctctctctcgttttCAGAATGCAGTAATAGCTGCTTTGTCTTCAAAATCCTGGGACGTGGAAACGGCGACAGAACTTCTCCTCAGCAACTAGGACCCATCCAGGTGTGAAgatccagaaaataaaaaataaaaaaataacagaaataaaaactcccGTCATCAGAGCACCTCAGCTCCTCCGGGCACCATGCCAACCTCACATTTTGCTAAGCAGTCACAAACATTCAGCACAGCACATTAGAGGTTTGCTACAAACACCAGTAGCACCACAGTTGCCAATATGTTCACCGCTCTGTTGCCTGTCCATCACACCAAGGATTTCCCTTTTATTTactcttaaatgtgtttataaaaCCCAACAAACTCAGCCCCTCATTTTGTTTCCCTTTCTCCcccaaaagaaacatttacttTGCCCGTTTTCACCATTTGCACTGTTATTTTGCTCAAACAGTTGTCTGTTGAATTTCTGCAGGGTAAAACACGAGGGGAGCCACACATGCTGTTTTCTACCTAACTACATGTTCATTTAGTAGGGAGTTGGACTTTACATCATATTCTCTCCTACACTCTCAATGCTGTAAAAGCTGGATATAAAATACTTGACTTGGATAGTGCTGAGCATTGGGCAGTGTGCCGGGTTTTTCCTGACCTGTTTGATGTTCCGACCCGCTGCAGGAGTTTGGTCGACGCATTTTGTACATTCAACCAGGAAAAGCCCAGCACATCCATATCCTCCACCATTTGCACACATGCACAAGAAACAAGAGTTAGCTGTAAATAATGTGTGTAAATTTAAATCTATATTGGggatattcttttttttttttattattttttcttacattgTAAAACTAGTTATTCTAAATACGAACTATGCCTACTTTCCGGTTGGACTTTTCATGCATTTATAATCCATGAGAAGtcccacaaaatgtttttttttttcttaaaagaggTCGTACCCTCCAAAATCCCAATCTGTACAAGTCATAACACGCCAGCTCCTCTGCTATGCCacaatcaaatattttctagtGTCTTTTATTCTTGCATGTTGTTTTTGCCTTTAACTACAGTTGGCCAAATTGTTTAGTGGGAGTTTGTTCATTtgaacatttcctttaaaaaacaaaaacaaaaaaaaaatcacaaaaaccacaaagtaAAGCCAATTTGAGCTTTGTTCTTCCTGCtctttgaacagtttttttgttttttctagagcAGGCGAGCGACCGTTGGGTATGAATGTTGAGGTTGATTTAGGTTTGTAAAGCTGCAGTGATCGCCTGTTGCAACcagattaaaaatgcattgtATAGTTGATTTTTGAGGggatgttattttatttctgagccACTCAACCTTAATGTTGGTCACATGTACACTGccttgcaacaaaaaaacaaagtattaatatccaatttgtcatttaaaacgACAAACTCCAACAAGTAGAGCACgactgaagtggaagaaaaacttgttttaatcagATAAGTTTGGcttttgcatttctgttcagTCGCAGTCAGTACTTTGGAGAACCACTACTTAAAGCTACAGCAGCGAGAAGGAAGGAGACAGGAGCATTGCACAGTAGTAGCTCTCAAATACTTGAGCAACCCCGCTGTAGCATTTAGTCCCTCCTTTACGCTTTGCAGAAGTCTTGTTTGTATAGTCTGAACATAATTTGAaatttttccacagattttaatttaatcagccCCATATTTTACCGTTTTCCTCTGTGTGAGGCGCAGTGTTCGCATATctgctgttttctctgtgtggTTTAACTTAATAGTTGTCCTATGAATaaattcttccacctgagctgctgctcctccagagatGTGCCTCTAGGCAGATGCTTAAAAGTATGGAATAGCTTGAAAGATTTTTGTCTGCACAAAGATTAAAAACGATTGTTTCCCTTCCATTTCAGAAGTgtttgaaatctgaaaaatattaaaaatgatatGAACGCTGTAGCAGAGCTAAATGTTATGTCCCAACGTGCTTTGCtatacaacaacaaaacaattccttttgttttataaatgtggaactctttgttctttttaggGACACCGACAAGCTTGGCAGAAAAGTGTTTGCGTTTTACCAGGGCCACTTATTTAAAGGTTTCTTTTCAATTGACCTCCAGAGGAGCAACGAATTAAAATTTGAGTTGTTGTGCAGAGCTCTCTGCTGCTGACGGTGAGACGAGTTCAGAGGCAGGCAGAAGGTACAGTCTGCTTTACCTGTAAACAGACGGACTTGTGAAGCGCACCAGAGTCTGCTGGATCtacattttttgtcagaaaGGGACAGACGAGACGAGCGGCCGCCTCCTCCATCCACCCCGTCTTCCTGCTGTTCTCACCATGTACAATGTTGCACGACGACAAAGCGTTAAGAAGGGGGGCTGTTGCATCTCAGTTTCTccatttaaatactttttttttttttatattggaaGCGAGCATCAGCAGTATAAAAAAAGCATGGTTATTTATTGTGAcagtgtcatgtttttattgattaaaaaaagaaaagtggggaaaaaaaataaatgtttgcctgTGTTTTTGAAATTGCACCTTGAAAACAGGGATCCAAGACAAACTCTACTGCACCCAAACAtctaaaagcatttattttttgtggaaaaaaaggttaaatataatgaaatgcattttttttaactacatcCAAAATAAGTCAACACAAAAGGTTCCTGTTCACTTGATGTTTAAAAGTAGGACTTGCCCAACGTAAGAgttcaaaaaaaatttaatttgttaggAAAACACTAAAGAAAAAACTCCAAATAATATCGATTTATGCAttcaaaaagtggatttttcttttgtttttaaaaaaagaccaaaatccCTGATGAACTGAAGTGTTGCGGCAGCAAACCGAACTTGCCCCACAGGAAGGCCGTCAAAAAGCAACTACAACTTTTTAATCCGCCCTTCTGATGCCAATCACCTAAACAGTTTATAAAATCTGTCCAACGCATTCAATGTCACCTTAAATTCCTGCAAAGTAACTgacatttacaaagttttttttttttttttacttgtgtgtATTTACAAACTCAACTGATGAGCTGGAAAGAAACCCTGCAGTCCAGACACGAAGGAGGAAGACATCAAGACTCAAACagcagaagattttttttttgttgttttcccagGGAATTTAATAAGCAAGAATCATTACCAGATTAAAACGCTTGTAAAATGTCCATCCCGGttggtttttatatttttttttcttcttaaaaatggCTCCAAAAAAGAACCAAAGAGCAACaaacaaaaggggaaaaaaatgtttctgagtaAGACCTACATACAGAGCTTCAAATCAATGACTACAGGGTGTTTAAAATCTCCTAGtatgatggtgtgtgtgtgtgtgggcgcgCGTGCTTGTATATTGTGTTTATGTCGAAGGTCCATAATATCTCCAAGAAAACTGTAAGAGTCAAAGGAGCTTGTGTGTAGAGTTGAAGGTGTGACGATTCAGGCCCGTCCTCTACAGTCTGGATTTCTTCGCCTCTTTACctgaaaaaaacagcagatcatgttttatatttaagtgtttttttttgttttgttttttttaatgctggcTTGTgcatttaaagcaataaaatgggGATCCAGCAATAACTGCAGAacaataattagatttttacagTTATAGTTAGTTAGGCCTGTCACATTAACAAATTTTGCTACACAATAAAATaccccagaaattattgcaatgaACTATTGgtattttgagaccattttccagTAATATTGTAATAGCAgaaaacattctcaaagatcaataaactttaaacttagtgt harbors:
- the ube2kb gene encoding ubiquitin-conjugating enzyme E2 K, with protein sequence MANIAVQRIKREFKEVLKSEETSKNQIKVDLVDENFTELRGEIAGPPDTPYEGGRYQLEIKIPETYPFNPPKVRFITKIWHPNISSVTGAICLDILKDQWAAAMTLRTVLLSLQALLAAAEPDDPQDAVVANQYKQNPEMFKQTARLWSHVYASAPVSSPDYTRKIDKLCAMGFDKNAVIAALSSKSWDVETATELLLSN